Part of the Pseudodesulfovibrio mercurii genome is shown below.
CTTCGCCGAGGTCAATCCCGAGTTCGCGGGCAAGAACCTGGACCACTACTGGACCAAGTACATCCTGGCCCGCGAGCAGCTGACCGAGCTGCCCGCCGACCTGGCCGACGCCCATATCAACTACGGCAACCAGAAGAACCACTGGGACCTGGTGGACTACACGGACCTTTTGGAATTCATGCTCGAACAGTCCGGCGCGCCGACCTTCCACATGCCCTACGCCCACGTGCTGGTGGACGAGGTCCAGGACCTCACCCCCCTGCAACTGGCCGTGGTCCGGGGCATCGCCGGTGCGTCCGGCGAAGGGCTGTTCTGCATCGGCGACCCCAAGCAGTCCATCTACGGGTTCCGGGGGGCCGTGAGCGACGTCCAGACGCACCTGAACGGGCTCTGGCCGAACATGGAGCAGGTCACCCTGACCGACAACTACCGCTCGGGCCAGGTCATCCTGGACGGGGCGGGCAATCTTTTCCCGGACTCCCCGCGCCTGATCGCACGCAGGGACGTGGACGCGACCATGCACCTGTTCGAGGCCCCGGACGCCATGCGCGAAGCCACCTGGATCAGCGACAAGATCAAGGGGCTCATCGGGGCCACCAGCCACTCCATCGTGGACAGCGAGGGGGCGGGCGATCTGGCGCCGGGCGACATCGCGGTGCTGGTCCGCTTCAAGGCGCTCATCCCGGTCTACGAGAAGGCCCTCAAGCGGGCGGGCGTGCCGGTCTCCACCCCGGAGCTGGAAGGGTTCTGGCAGGAGCCGCGCGTGGCCGCCATCCTCAAGGCCGCCGAGCATTTTCTGGGCATGACCCTGTCCGGCGTGGAGGACACCATCGAGATCCCGGACCACATCCTGGCCAAGGGCCCGGTGGGGCTGGCCGCCTTTCTCAGCGAGACCCCGCCGTTCGACCAGTTCTTCTGGGAAAGCCGCCAGTTCAAGGAACTCAAGAAGGAGTTCGACCGACGCGGCGGCTGGCAGGGACTGGTCAACTGGGTGTCCCTCCAGACCGAGCTGGAGCTGGTCCGCAAGACCGCCGAGAAGGTCCAGATCATGACCCTGCACGCGTCCAAGGGGCTGGAATTCGAGGCCGTGTTCCTGCCCGCCTGCGAAGAGGGCATCCTGCCCTTCGCGGGCATGGACCTGCTCACCGCCAAGGTCACCCTGACCCCGGGCCGGGGCCAGCGGTTCTTCGAGGAGCGTCGGCTGATGTTCGTGGGCATGACCAGGGCCCGGCGCAACCTCTATCTCAGCCACGCCGGCCAGCGGCAGCTCTTCGGCAAGACCCTGATCCTGCCGAGGTCGCGCTACCTGCGGGAAATCCCCGAGAACCTCCTGACCCGATCCACACTGGCCGCGCGCAAGGTGACCAAGGAAAAACAGCTCGGCCTGCTCGACTAGAGCAGGAGGCGGTACAGCCCGCGCTCGTAGACCCAGCAAACGTTGCGGGCCGCGGCGCGCGGCAGGCCGAGGCGGCGCAACCGGCAGAAGACATGCAGGGGGTTGAACCTGTGTTGGCAATATTCGCGAAACGTGGTCATATGCGAAACCTCGGCAAATCGTTCATCGTCCAAATAATCCAGCAATAACCATGCCCCGAAATCCCAAGTCAACAAAACCGGCGGGTTCCCCGCCCGCCCCCGGACCAGACCGGCAAAAACATGCCGGTTCCGACACCCTGTCCGTGCGCCAGGTGGAGGAAAAATGGGGCGTGCGCTTCCCCTTCCCCCTGGCCGCTCCCTCGTCCGTGCTACGCGCGGGCCTGGCCGAGAACAGCGTGTTCCTGGCCGACTATTTCCCGGAAATCGCCATCCTCTTCTTCGAGACCGAGGCCTGCCTGGCCTACACCGAGGAGGACATGCCCCCGAGCCTGGCCGACCTGCCCTGCACCTGGCACGTGCACATGCCGCTGGACCTGCCGTGGCAGGCCGGGTTCGAGACCGTGTGGCGAAAGATCGACGGGCTGGTGGACAAGCTCGCCCCGGTCTCGCCCCGGGTCTACGTGCTCCATCCGCCGACCGCGCCGGACATGCTCCTGCCCCTGGCCGACCGGCTGCGCGACAAGGGCGTGGACCCGGCCCGCTTCCTGATCGAGAACGTGGGCCAGTGCAACCTGACCCGGGTCTGGGACGAGGTGGTCGAGGGCGGCTACTCGGCCTGCCTGGACATCGGCCACATCCAGGCCTACGGCCAGCGCGACATCCTGCAACTGCCCGGCCTGTGGGACCGGGTGCGTATGCTCCACATCTACGGGGCCGAACGGGACATGCGCCACTGGCCCCTGCGCGAGCTGGACCCCGTGGGCCAGGTCCTGCTGCGGGCCATGCTCGACCGGGCGTCGGACTTCACCGTGACCATCGAACTCTTTCGCAAGGAGGAGCTGTTCGACTCCCTGGACCTCCTGGGCCGATGGTTTGCCGACTGGAGCGAAAAAAAATGATCACATTGGTGCTCGGCGGCAACAAATCCGGAAAATCCGATTTCGCCCTCGATTTATTGGCCCGATGCCCCGGTCCGGCCCTGTTCGTGGCCACGGGCAAGGCACGGGACATGGAATTTCGCGAGCAGATACGCCGACACCGGGTCAGCCGGGGGCCGGAAATCGAAGTGATGGAAACGGCCGAGGACTTGCCTCAACGGCTTCAAAAGGCTAAATTCTCGTTTCCGGCCATTCTGGTGGACAGCCTGGACTACTGGTTGTTCGCCTGCGGCGAGGCCGGATGCGAGCCGGACAATGTTGCGGAATTCCTCGGAGTTCTCAACGACTGGGGCTCCACGGACTTGATACTCGTCTCCTGTGAGACAGGGCTTGGACCGTTGCCCGCAGGCAGTGCGGTCCGGGCCTTCGTGCGGAGCCTCGGCGCGCTCAACCAAGCTGTCGCCGTGCGGGCCGACCAGGCGTACCTGGTGGCGGCCGGCTTGCCGTTAACCCTGAAACAGGGATAATACGTGGCACTTTTCCGACAACTTGACGACCAGGTCGATCAACTGCTCGGCCTGTTCAAGAAAGAAGACAACTGGCTGATCGTCATCAACGCCGACCCGGACGCACTGGGCTCGGCGTTGGCCCTCAAACGGATCATGACCCGGCGGGTGAACGCCGCGGCCATCGCGCAGATCAACGAGATCAAGCGCCCGGACAACCTGTCCATGATCCGCTACTGCCGCATCCCCACCCAGAAGCTCATCCCGAACCTCGCGGCCCAGTACGACAAATTCGCCCTGGTGGATTCCCAACCCCACCACAACCCCGAATTCAAGCCCTTCCAGTTCACGGTGGTCATCGACCACCACCCCATCCAGCAGGAGAACCTGGTCAGCGCCGACTTCGTGGACATCCGGCCCAAGTACGGCGCGGTCTGCACCATGATGACCGAGTACCTGTACAACATGAAGATCCGCCCGGCCAAGCTGCTGGCCACGGCGCTCATGTACGGCATCCGCTGCGACACCAGGACCTTCGAGCGCGAGTTCATCGACGCGGACATGGCCGCCTTCAAGTACCTGAGCAAGTTCGCGGACTCCAAGCTGATGAACCGCATCAGCCGCAGCGAATTCCATCTGGACTGGATGCGCTATTTCTCGCGCGCCTTCTACAACCTGCGGCGCATCGGCCACGGGCTGTTCGCCCACTGCGGCAACGTGGACAACCCGGACATCCTGGTCATCGTGGCCGACTTCTTCACCCGGGCGCACAACGTGGCCTGGGTGGTGGTCTCGGGCACGGCGGACGACAAGCTGGTGTGCATCTTCCGGGGCGACGGGCTCAGGCGCGACATGGGCACCATGGCCCAGAAAATCATGAACGGGCTCGGCTCGGCGGGCGGGCACAAGCAGGCCGCGCGGGCCGAGGTGGAGCTGTCCGCCCTGGACGGCGTGGACCCGGAAATCTTCATGCTCAAGCGCCTCGGGCACGGGCGCAAGTCGCCCATCCGCAGAATCTGACTGTCCCAGCGGGCCCGATTGCCGCGTTGCCGCGAAAAAATCAGCCCCTCACGTATCGCGCCATACGCTTCGGCCCTGATTTTTTCTTGCGCCCTGCACCCGAACCCCCTGGAACAGCCAGCTGTTTTCCTATAAAAAAACGAAAAAAGAGCGGAACGAATGTCGTTAAAAGAACGCCTCAATTTCGATAAGGACCCGCTGTACCTCATCGACGGTACCGCCCTGCTCTATCGCGCCTTCTACGCCCGCGCCGACCTGTCGCGCTCGGACGGGTTTCCGACCAACGCCATCAACACGGTCATGCGCGTGCTCATGAACCTGCTCAAGGACGAGGACCCGCTCCACGTGGGCTTCGTCATGGACGGCAAGGGGCCGACCTTTCGCAACGCGCTGTACGACGGGTACAAGGCCAACCGCCCGGCCATGCCCGAGCCGCTGGTGGAACAGGTGGAGCCCGTGCGCCGGGGCGTGGGGCTGCTCGGCATCCCGCTGCTCGTGTCCGAGGGCGTGGAGGCGGACGACTGCATATGCTCCCTGGCGGACCGCTACAAGGCGGAGCGCCCGGTGATCATCCTGGCCACGGACAAGGACATCAAGCAGTGCCTGGACGACCAGGTGGTCATGGTCAGCC
Proteins encoded:
- the cbiR gene encoding cobamide remodeling phosphodiesterase CbiR; its protein translation is MPRNPKSTKPAGSPPAPGPDRQKHAGSDTLSVRQVEEKWGVRFPFPLAAPSSVLRAGLAENSVFLADYFPEIAILFFETEACLAYTEEDMPPSLADLPCTWHVHMPLDLPWQAGFETVWRKIDGLVDKLAPVSPRVYVLHPPTAPDMLLPLADRLRDKGVDPARFLIENVGQCNLTRVWDEVVEGGYSACLDIGHIQAYGQRDILQLPGLWDRVRMLHIYGAERDMRHWPLRELDPVGQVLLRAMLDRASDFTVTIELFRKEELFDSLDLLGRWFADWSEKK
- a CDS encoding DHH family phosphoesterase, translating into MALFRQLDDQVDQLLGLFKKEDNWLIVINADPDALGSALALKRIMTRRVNAAAIAQINEIKRPDNLSMIRYCRIPTQKLIPNLAAQYDKFALVDSQPHHNPEFKPFQFTVVIDHHPIQQENLVSADFVDIRPKYGAVCTMMTEYLYNMKIRPAKLLATALMYGIRCDTRTFEREFIDADMAAFKYLSKFADSKLMNRISRSEFHLDWMRYFSRAFYNLRRIGHGLFAHCGNVDNPDILVIVADFFTRAHNVAWVVVSGTADDKLVCIFRGDGLRRDMGTMAQKIMNGLGSAGGHKQAARAEVELSALDGVDPEIFMLKRLGHGRKSPIRRI
- a CDS encoding bifunctional adenosylcobinamide kinase/adenosylcobinamide-phosphate guanylyltransferase, which produces MITLVLGGNKSGKSDFALDLLARCPGPALFVATGKARDMEFREQIRRHRVSRGPEIEVMETAEDLPQRLQKAKFSFPAILVDSLDYWLFACGEAGCEPDNVAEFLGVLNDWGSTDLILVSCETGLGPLPAGSAVRAFVRSLGALNQAVAVRADQAYLVAAGLPLTLKQG